One Setaria italica strain Yugu1 chromosome I, Setaria_italica_v2.0, whole genome shotgun sequence DNA window includes the following coding sequences:
- the LOC101775726 gene encoding phosphatidylinositol glycan anchor biosynthesis class U protein isoform X1, producing the protein MGLFGPGPVYEILDQPKLQAKQAHCHKLLRLLAQIGVAAPAAEMATRFYWPMVAAAVGFRLVLVLFGGDLHLASRPEVSTPLTSLRRLAEGYWLKQASMSPYSGSMYHGSPLLLTVLGPLTRTRSGGKHAHVYCSLIFVAVDFLAAMLIRATGRRLQMSRNISLKSLDLTKAVNNSANVCAGGIASLIYLWNPWAIVTCVGSCTSPIENLMVVIMIYGACSRLAPLAAFGYVLATHLSLYPAILIVPVILLLGYGPDAPPSKVFLLKSSSASKSDMSEYDKRTSLEVQHFSWMTVVHFIFWLFIWSCYVLLLSSIILKKVGGLNEMFGKTYGFILTVKDLSPNIGVLWYFFAEVFDFFRSFFLIVFNMNIIFMVLPLAIRLKHRPCFLAFVYTAIIAMLKSYPSAGDSALYLGLLGLFANELAEMQFTFFLFFGYIGVSLLSPVMHNLWIWRGTGNANFYFATGLAYTCLQTVLVVESVGSMIKHDRKLRLLVTS; encoded by the exons ATGGGCTTATTTGGGCCGGGTCCAGTCTACGAAATTCTTGATCAGCCGAAACTGCAAGCAAAGCAGGCCCACTGCCACAAACTGCTCCGGCTCCTCGCTCAGATCGGAgttgcggcgccggcggcggagatggcgaCCCGGTTCTACTGGCCGATGGTCGCTGCGGCCGTTGGGTTCCGCCTCGTCCTGGTCCTTTTCGGCGGAGACctccacctcgcctcccgccccgaggTCTCTACCCCGCTCACTTCCCTACGCCGCC TGGCGGAAGGCTACTGGCTGAAGCAAGCGTCCATGTCGCCCTACTCCG gaTCTATGTATCACGGTTCCCCTTTGCTGCTGACTGTTCTTGGCCCATTAACTAGGACCAG ATCTGGTGGCAAGCATGCTCATGTTTATTGCAG TTTGATTTTTGTGGCTGTAGATTTTCTAGCTGCCATGCTTATTCGAGCTACTGGGCGTAGACTCCAAATGTCGCGGAACATAAGTTTGAAGTCACTTGACCTCACAAAAGCAGTAAATAATTCAG CTAATGTATGTGCAGGAGGTATCGCCTCTCTCATATATTTGTGGAACCCTTGGGCAATAGTCACTTGTGTGGGTTCATGTACATCACCAATTGAGAATTTAATGGTCGTGATAATGATCTATGGAGCCTGTTCAC GTCTGGCTCCTCTTGCTGCCTTTGGATATGTTTTAGCCACACACCTCTCACTTTATCCTGCAATTCTAATTGTACCG GTCATTCTTTTGTTGGGGTATGGTCCAGATGCTCCCCCATCAAAAGTATTTCTTCTAAAAAGCTCAAGTGCCAGTAAAAGTGACATGTCAGAATATGATAAACGAACTAGCCTGGAAGTTCAACATTTCTCATGGATGACAGTAGTTCACTTCATATTTTGGCTATTCATCTGGTCTTGCTATGTGTTGTTGTTGAGCAGCATAATTCTGAAGAAAGTTGGTGGCCTGAATGAGATGTTTGGAAA GACCTATGGATTTATTCTTACTGTGAAGGACCTATCGCCTAATATTGGTGTTTTGTG GTACTTCTTTGCTGAAGTTTTTGACTTCTTCAGAAGTTTCTTTCTTATAGTCTTCAATATGAACATTATTTTCATGGTCTTGCCATTGGCCATTCGTTTGAAGCACCGTCCGTGCTTTCTTGCGTTTGTTTACACAGCAATTATCGCTATGTTGAAATCCTATCCCTCT GCTGGAGATTCAGCTCTGTATCTAGGTCTTCTGGGCCTATTTGCCAATGAATTAGCAG AGATGCAGTTcaccttcttcttgtttttCGGATATATTGGAGTATCTCTCCTTAGCCCTGTCATGCACAATCTGTGGATCTGGAGG GGCACTGGTAATGCAAATTTCTACTTTGCCACCGGTTTGGCTTATACTTGCCTTCAG ACTGTGTTGGTTGTAGAGAGTGTAGGTTCAATGATAAAGCACGACAGAAAGCTAAGACTACTTGTGACGAGTTAA
- the LOC101775726 gene encoding phosphatidylinositol glycan anchor biosynthesis class U protein isoform X2 — MGLFGPGPVYEILDQPKLQAKQAHCHKLLRLLAQIGVAAPAAEMATRFYWPMVAAAVGFRLVLVLFGGDLHLASRPEVSTPLTSLRRLAEGYWLKQASMSPYSDFLAAMLIRATGRRLQMSRNISLKSLDLTKAVNNSANVCAGGIASLIYLWNPWAIVTCVGSCTSPIENLMVVIMIYGACSRLAPLAAFGYVLATHLSLYPAILIVPVILLLGYGPDAPPSKVFLLKSSSASKSDMSEYDKRTSLEVQHFSWMTVVHFIFWLFIWSCYVLLLSSIILKKVGGLNEMFGKTYGFILTVKDLSPNIGVLWYFFAEVFDFFRSFFLIVFNMNIIFMVLPLAIRLKHRPCFLAFVYTAIIAMLKSYPSAGDSALYLGLLGLFANELAEMQFTFFLFFGYIGVSLLSPVMHNLWIWRGTGNANFYFATGLAYTCLQTVLVVESVGSMIKHDRKLRLLVTS, encoded by the exons ATGGGCTTATTTGGGCCGGGTCCAGTCTACGAAATTCTTGATCAGCCGAAACTGCAAGCAAAGCAGGCCCACTGCCACAAACTGCTCCGGCTCCTCGCTCAGATCGGAgttgcggcgccggcggcggagatggcgaCCCGGTTCTACTGGCCGATGGTCGCTGCGGCCGTTGGGTTCCGCCTCGTCCTGGTCCTTTTCGGCGGAGACctccacctcgcctcccgccccgaggTCTCTACCCCGCTCACTTCCCTACGCCGCC TGGCGGAAGGCTACTGGCTGAAGCAAGCGTCCATGTCGCCCTACTCCG ATTTTCTAGCTGCCATGCTTATTCGAGCTACTGGGCGTAGACTCCAAATGTCGCGGAACATAAGTTTGAAGTCACTTGACCTCACAAAAGCAGTAAATAATTCAG CTAATGTATGTGCAGGAGGTATCGCCTCTCTCATATATTTGTGGAACCCTTGGGCAATAGTCACTTGTGTGGGTTCATGTACATCACCAATTGAGAATTTAATGGTCGTGATAATGATCTATGGAGCCTGTTCAC GTCTGGCTCCTCTTGCTGCCTTTGGATATGTTTTAGCCACACACCTCTCACTTTATCCTGCAATTCTAATTGTACCG GTCATTCTTTTGTTGGGGTATGGTCCAGATGCTCCCCCATCAAAAGTATTTCTTCTAAAAAGCTCAAGTGCCAGTAAAAGTGACATGTCAGAATATGATAAACGAACTAGCCTGGAAGTTCAACATTTCTCATGGATGACAGTAGTTCACTTCATATTTTGGCTATTCATCTGGTCTTGCTATGTGTTGTTGTTGAGCAGCATAATTCTGAAGAAAGTTGGTGGCCTGAATGAGATGTTTGGAAA GACCTATGGATTTATTCTTACTGTGAAGGACCTATCGCCTAATATTGGTGTTTTGTG GTACTTCTTTGCTGAAGTTTTTGACTTCTTCAGAAGTTTCTTTCTTATAGTCTTCAATATGAACATTATTTTCATGGTCTTGCCATTGGCCATTCGTTTGAAGCACCGTCCGTGCTTTCTTGCGTTTGTTTACACAGCAATTATCGCTATGTTGAAATCCTATCCCTCT GCTGGAGATTCAGCTCTGTATCTAGGTCTTCTGGGCCTATTTGCCAATGAATTAGCAG AGATGCAGTTcaccttcttcttgtttttCGGATATATTGGAGTATCTCTCCTTAGCCCTGTCATGCACAATCTGTGGATCTGGAGG GGCACTGGTAATGCAAATTTCTACTTTGCCACCGGTTTGGCTTATACTTGCCTTCAG ACTGTGTTGGTTGTAGAGAGTGTAGGTTCAATGATAAAGCACGACAGAAAGCTAAGACTACTTGTGACGAGTTAA
- the LOC101776126 gene encoding adenosylhomocysteinase: MALSVEKTSSGREYKVKDLSQADFGRLEIELAEVEMPGLMACRTEFGPSQPFAGARISGSLHMTIQTAVLIETLTALGAEVRWCSCNIFSTQDHAAAAIARDSAAVFAWKGETLEEYWWCTERCLDWGEGGGPDLIVDDGGDATLLIHEGVKAEEEYEKSGKIPDPESTDNAEFKIVLTIIRDGLKSDPKKYRKMKERLVGVSEETTTGVKRLYQMQETGTLLFPAINVNDSVTKSKFDNLYGCRHSLPDGLMRATDVMIAGKVAVVCGYGDVGKGCAAALKQAGARVIVTEIDPICALQALMEGLQVLTLEDVVSEADIFVTTTGNKDIIMVDHMRKMKNNAIVCNIGHFDNEIDMHGLETYPGVKRITIKPQTDRWVFPETKTGIIVLAEGRLMNLGCATGHPSFVMSCSFTNQVIAQLELWKEKSSGKYEKKVYVLPKHLDEKVAALHLGKLGARLTKLSKSQADYISVPIEGPYKPAHYRY, encoded by the exons ATGGCGCTCTCCGTGGAGAAGACCTCGTCGGGCCGGGAGTACAAGGTCAAGGACCTGTCTCAGGCGGACTTCGGCCGCCTCGAGATCGAGCTGGCGGAGGTCGAGATGCCCGGGCTCATGGCCTGCCGCACCGAGTTCGGCCCGTCCCAGCCCTTCGCCGGCGCCAGGATCTCGGGCTCCCTCCACATGACCATCCAGACCGCCGTCCTCATCGAGACCCTCACCGCGCTCGGCGCCGAGGTCCGCTGGTGCTCCTGCAACATCTTCTCCACGCaggaccacgccgccgccgccatcgcgcgGGACTCCGCCGCGGTCTTCGCCTGGAAGGGGGAGACGCTCGAGGAGTACTGGTGGTGCACCGAGCGCTGCCTCGACtggggcgagggcggcggcccCGACCTCATCGTCGACGACGGTGGTGACGCCACCCTCCTCATCCACGAGGGCGTCAAGGCCGAGGAGGAGTATGAGAAGTCCGGCAAGATCCCCGACCCGGAGTCCACCGACAACGCCGAGTTCAAGATCGTGCTCACCATCATCCGCGACGGGCTCAAGTCTGACCCCAAGAAGTACCGCAAGATGAAGGAGAGGCTCGTCGGCGTCTCGGAGGAGACCACCACCGGAGTCAAGAGGCTCTACCAGATGCAGGAGACCGGCACCCTACTCTTCCCCGCCATCAACGTCAACGACTCCGTTACCAAGAGCAAG TTTGACAACCTGTATGGTTGCCGCCACTCCCTCCCTGATGGTTTGATGAGAGCCACCGATGTTATGATCGCTGGCAAGGTTGCAGTTGTCTGCGGTTATGGTGATGTTGGCAAGGGCTGTGCTGCTGCCCTCAAGCAGGCTGGTGCCCGTGTCATCGTGACTGAGATCGACCCCATCTGTGCCCTTCAGGCCCTGATGGAGGGTCTTCAGGTCCTTACCTTGGAAGATGTCGTCTCTGAAGCTGACATCTTTGTGACTACCACCGGCAACAAGGACATCATCATGGTTGACCAcatgaggaagatgaagaacaACGCAATCGTCTGCAACATTGGTCACTTTGACAATGAGATTGACATGCACGGTCTTGAGACCTACCCTGGTGTCAAGCGCATCACCATCAAGCCCCAGACTGACCGCTGGGTGTTCCCTGAGACCAAGACTGGCATCATTGTCCTCGCTGAGGGTCGTCTGATGAACCTTGGGTGCGCTACTGGCCACCCCAGCTTTGTCATGTCCTGCTCATTCACTAACCAG GTCATTGCTCAGCTTGAGCTGTGGAAGGAGAAGAGCTCTGGCAAGTATgagaagaaggtgtacgtgctCCCCAAGCACCTTGATGAGAAGGTTGCTGCTCTCCACTTGGGCAAGCTTGGTGCCAGGCTCACCAAGCTCAGCAAGTCTCAGGCTGACTACATCAGTGTCCCGATTGAGGGTCCCTACAAGCCTGCTCACTACCGGTACTAG
- the LOC101775033 gene encoding E3 ubiquitin-protein ligase ATL4-like: MRLLPPVMNTLPPPTPPAAGDPFAATLPPSLPSPPPPSSSSSLNLSPSLLIIAALLAFVFCASVSIHLLLRCLARASSSSHPSPSPFPAARARRASDAEAEEVGAGSARRSAAAVGPEEAQAAEVDDEKERLIASLPLFTMASALAALPKSSPDCAVCLSPFSPDAELRLLPACRHAFHAACVDAWLRTTPSCPLCRAAVSLPHPPLPTAAPAAAAAGPGAQEPLDSRVGGSSNNSRSFRVEIGSVSNRRSSAAGDDRRTYSLGSFDYRVDEEVEAVVSRITRPAVSAAAAKSAAQQAVPATPVEALAEAAGSRGWLREYVDRLASSASSLSGRWSARWSQGHHSARWSQGHGHHSRNHSQSHRQEDSWRWDPEAAAGAAMHRAPDEEEPGFVALYRWIVGV, translated from the coding sequence ATGCGGCTGCTCCCCCCGGTCATGAACACCCtcccgccgcccacgccgccggccgccggcgacccgTTCGCGGCCACCCTTCCGCCGTCattgccgtcgccgcccccgccgtcctcgtcgtcgtcgctcaaCCTCTCGCCCTCGCTGCTCATCATCGCCGCGCTGCTGGCGTTCGTCTTCTGCGCCTCCGTGTCGATCCACCTGCTCCTCCGCTGCCTCGcccgcgcgtcgtcgtcgtcgcaccCGTCCCCGAGCCCGTTCCCGGCGGCCAGGGCGCGCCGCGCGTCcgacgcggaggcggaggaggtgggggcggggtcggcgaggaggagcgcggcggcggtggggccggAGGAGGCTCAGGCCGCGGAGGTGGACGATGAGAAGGAGCGGCTGATCGCGTCGCTGCCGCTTTTCACCATGGCGTCGGCGCTGGCGGCGCTGCCCAAGAGCTCCCCGGACTGCGCCGTCTGCCTCTCGCCCTTCTCCCCCGACGCCGAGCTGCGGCTGCTCCCGGCGTGCCGGCACGCGTTCCACGCCGCCTGCGTCGACGCCTGGCTCCGCACCACCCCATCGTGCCCGctctgccgcgccgccgtctcgctcccgcacccgccgctccccaccgccgcgcccgccgccgccgccgcggggccggGCGCGCAGGAGCCGCTCGACTCGCGGGtcggcggcagcagcaacaacTCGAGGAGCTTCCGCGTCGAGATCGGCAGCGTGAGCaaccgccgctcctccgccgcgggTGACGACCGCCGCACCTACTCGCTGGGCTCCTTTGACTACCGCGTCGACGAGGAGGTCGAGGCCGTGGTGTCCCGCATCACCCGCCCCGCGGTCTCGGCTGCGGCGGCCAAGTCGGCGGCCCAGCAGGCCGTGCCGGCGACCCCCGTCGAGGcgctggcggaggcggcggggtccCGCGGGTGGCTGCGCGAGTACGTcgaccgcctcgcctcctcggcctcctccctctccgggCGGTGGAGCGCGCGGTGGAGCCAGGGACACCACAGCGCGCGGTGGAGCCagggccacggccaccacaGCCGCAACCACAGCCAGAGCCACCGGCAGGAGGACTCGTGGCGGTGGGaccccgaggcggcggcgggggcggcgatgCACCGCGCgccggacgaggaggagccggggTTCGTGGCCCTGTACCGTTGGATCGTCGGGGTATAG